TGGTGAACCTTATGTTTATTTAAGCCCACGGCCCTCGCAAGACTGGTTGcttaaagtattcacaccccttgatgttttcaacattttgttgtgttacagcctgaatttaaaattgattcaattgagttgtttttggtcactggcctacacatagtacctcataatgtcaaagtaatTAAAAATTAAACATGAAAGCATGAAAAGTAAAGTATCAAAAAAATCATATTTAAAATTCACAATCTAATCACATTTAATTCCTATTTTCCACTTTCTTTCATTCTTCAGTCACTTTGCCAAAACAAGCAGCCTATATCAAGACAGTCATTTCATTTAAATTCAGCTGAAAAACGAATGAGAGGGGAAAGCAGAAAAAACAGCCTGCCATACTGTTTTGATTAGTGTTGACACTGACAGaagcaatagtagtagcagccatTTCCTGTGTCTaatccctcctgtctcctcatctctctaggaGGAAGCTCGTTATGGCTCCAGTTCTTTTGCTATGCTAACCGCCACCTGCAACAAGTTTGGAAGCCCTGTGAGGGACTCAGCCACACCTGGAAAGACCGGCACCGGCAGCACCGTTCCAGGCAGGAAGCAGTATAGCATGACCTTAGACCTCCAGAAGAacggcaggggaggggagagcatTGAGAACTCCTATACTGGGTTGTTCAGCTCCGGAGGGAGGCTACTCACACCCACCGAGAGTCCACCACCGTCTTCTGGGGGGTACACGTCTGAGTACAACCCATTCTCCCACTCCTTCCAGACCTCTATGTCCCAGGAGCAGTCCTTGCTGGTGTCCAAGGCCCACGGCACAGCCGACTGTCTGACCAGCGTCTACACCTCCCTGGACATGACCCACCCTTACGGCTCCTGGTACAAGGCTGGCATCCACCCTGGCATCACCGCTGCCCCCTCCAATGCCACATCCTCCTGGTGGGAagtccaccccaacaccaactgGTTAAGTGCTGCCCAGCCCCAGACGGACAGCCTCCAGGGCTCCCTCCAGCCCATCCCTCCCCAAGCTTCTCTCAGCCCCCAGCTGCCCAGCTACGCCTCTGACTTCACCTCCATCAACACAGCTCAGTACCCCTCAGTGAGCCTGGGCTcctcatcacacctcctccagtcctcccagCACATGCTGCCTCAGGACATGTACAAGCCCAAGCAGGTGTCCGGCGGGGGGCTGATGGAGAGTCAGATGGGCCTGAAGCCTGCAGCTGGATCACGAGGGTATGGAGGAACCACCACTGGCAGGTCCACCTGTGACTGTCCCAACTGCCAGGAGTTGGAGCGGCTGGGGGCCTCAGCTGCATCCCTGAGGAAGAAGCCTGTCCATAGCTGCCACATCCCAGGGTGTGGGAAAGTCTATGGGAAGGCCTCGCATCTCAAGGCCCACCTCCGCTGGcacactggagagagaccctTCGTCTGCAACTGGCTGTTCTGTGGGAAGCGATTCACACGCTCCGACGAACTGGAGAGGCATGTCCGCACGCACACACGGGAGAAGAAGTTCACCTGCCTGCTGTGTAACAAGAGATTCACCCGCAGTGACCACCTCAGCAAGCACCAGAAGACGCACGCAGAGTCTGCCCTGCAGCAGGGAAAGACCGGGGAGGGAGAGACCCAGGACACCAGGAATGAGGAGATGGCAGTCCCCAATAAACCCAACACGGCCATGCAGAATAATGGAGGAGTCCCTAGTGACCCTACTAACAAAGGAGAGAAAACTGGTTCAGGCAATGGGGTGGAAATGAGCAGTGGACTGCTGGAGATCTAACTTCATTCTATATGTTGTCTTGTAGGGTTAGTTGTTGCACCATTGTTGTGCTGCAAAGTTAACTATGTAGCTAAAAA
This genomic window from Oncorhynchus nerka isolate Pitt River linkage group LG2, Oner_Uvic_2.0, whole genome shotgun sequence contains:
- the LOC115145295 gene encoding transcription factor Sp7-like yields the protein MAASILEEEARYGSSSFAMLTATCNKFGSPVRDSATPGKTGTGSTVPGRKQYSMTLDLQKNGRGGESIENSYTGLFSSGGRLLTPTESPPPSSGGYTSEYNPFSHSFQTSMSQEQSLLVSKAHGTADCLTSVYTSLDMTHPYGSWYKAGIHPGITAAPSNATSSWWEVHPNTNWLSAAQPQTDSLQGSLQPIPPQASLSPQLPSYASDFTSINTAQYPSVSLGSSSHLLQSSQHMLPQDMYKPKQVSGGGLMESQMGLKPAAGSRGYGGTTTGRSTCDCPNCQELERLGASAASLRKKPVHSCHIPGCGKVYGKASHLKAHLRWHTGERPFVCNWLFCGKRFTRSDELERHVRTHTREKKFTCLLCNKRFTRSDHLSKHQKTHAESALQQGKTGEGETQDTRNEEMAVPNKPNTAMQNNGGVPSDPTNKGEKTGSGNGVEMSSGLLEI